A single Flavobacterium sp. 1 DNA region contains:
- a CDS encoding PQQ-binding-like beta-propeller repeat protein — protein MKYSYLIAVLIILFGINNSIVFGQQQNGGTVSAFQNRVFKGDNYKPLGDLKWVFKTNGKIFSSPIVHDGIVYIGSEDGNLYAIHEKTGKIFWKFKTGGAVHSSPAIFNNMVYIGSFDGYYYAIDSKNGHLKWKFKTGGEKWFGEISFLGLKPVDQYMDDLWDFFLSSPVINPDKQNPSVFFGSSDGNVYALNANTGELKWKFETKGSIHCSPVLYKNTLYIGSWDANLYALDIETGKEHWKFETGTKIGFKGIESTVAIANDMVYFGARDPFLFALNAVTGKLVWKYDVAHSWIISSAVVDNGVVYVGTSDTFALLGLDAKSGKELFRFKANGYVYSSPAIVGDTVYFGDFTGNFFAVNTKSLGKEWNSFSTENRKLFASEILNNNFIDFSYAAKGADLSFYDINKTVMDRFYKLGSIVSSPFVANNTVYFGSADGNCYAIGLQSKK, from the coding sequence ATGAAATATTCGTATTTAATAGCTGTATTGATAATTCTTTTTGGAATAAATAATTCAATAGTTTTTGGTCAGCAACAAAATGGAGGAACAGTAAGCGCATTTCAAAACCGCGTTTTTAAAGGAGACAATTATAAACCTCTAGGGGATTTGAAATGGGTTTTTAAAACAAACGGAAAAATCTTTTCATCACCAATAGTTCATGATGGAATTGTTTATATAGGCAGTGAAGATGGGAATCTCTACGCTATACATGAAAAAACGGGTAAAATATTTTGGAAATTTAAAACAGGAGGGGCAGTTCATAGCTCGCCGGCAATTTTTAATAATATGGTTTATATAGGCAGTTTTGACGGCTATTATTATGCCATTGATTCCAAAAACGGTCATTTGAAATGGAAATTTAAAACTGGGGGAGAAAAATGGTTTGGCGAAATAAGTTTTTTAGGCTTGAAACCAGTTGATCAGTACATGGATGATTTATGGGATTTCTTTTTGTCTTCTCCAGTTATAAATCCGGACAAACAAAATCCAAGCGTTTTCTTCGGAAGCAGTGATGGGAATGTATATGCGCTGAACGCAAACACAGGTGAGCTGAAATGGAAATTTGAAACAAAAGGATCAATTCACTGCAGTCCTGTCTTGTATAAAAACACATTGTATATTGGTAGTTGGGATGCTAATTTGTATGCATTAGATATCGAAACCGGAAAAGAACACTGGAAATTTGAAACAGGAACGAAAATTGGTTTCAAAGGAATTGAATCTACTGTGGCTATTGCCAATGACATGGTGTACTTTGGAGCTCGTGATCCTTTCTTATTTGCGCTCAATGCCGTGACTGGGAAATTGGTTTGGAAGTATGATGTCGCACATTCTTGGATAATCAGTTCGGCGGTTGTGGATAATGGTGTTGTTTATGTAGGCACTTCAGATACTTTTGCATTACTTGGTTTGGATGCAAAAAGCGGAAAAGAATTGTTTAGGTTTAAAGCAAATGGCTACGTGTATTCTTCTCCGGCAATAGTTGGCGATACAGTTTATTTTGGAGATTTTACGGGTAATTTTTTTGCCGTAAATACAAAGTCTTTGGGTAAGGAATGGAATAGTTTTAGCACAGAAAATAGAAAGTTATTTGCTTCAGAAATACTGAATAATAATTTTATTGATTTTTCGTATGCTGCCAAAGGAGCTGATCTTTCTTTCTATGATATTAACAAAACGGTTATGGATCGATTTTATAAATTGGGATCTATTGTTTCTTCTCCGTTTGTCGCCAATAATACAGTTTATTTTGGAAGTGCAGATGGTAATTGTTATGCGATTGGATTGCAAAGCAAAAAATAG
- a CDS encoding LacI family DNA-binding transcriptional regulator yields the protein MKAKATLKQIAKELNVSVSTVSKALNDSPEISEQTKVRIKEYAKLKNYKPNVIGLNLKNRKTKTIGVIIPNILNSFFAKVFSGIEKVADERGYNVIMCISNESLEKEAHTMEMLSNGTIDGFVLSISEEAQKLHDYSHFNSIINDGTPIVMFDRTTDEVECDKVIVDDFDSGQNATQHLIDLGCKNIALISSSNNLSVGKLRAEGYLKALKINNIEINEKIIIRTESESDHDLAEKIDELYSNNLVDGVFALEENDSVAALKVGVKKGYKIPKDLKIIGFADGILASRRLSPSLTTVSQHGIEIGEEAVRLLIDRLESKEEHKPFETVVIKTKLKERESTK from the coding sequence ATGAAAGCAAAAGCAACATTAAAACAAATTGCGAAAGAACTTAATGTCTCGGTTTCTACTGTTTCTAAGGCACTTAATGACAGTCCTGAGATAAGTGAACAAACGAAAGTCAGAATTAAAGAATATGCAAAATTAAAAAACTATAAGCCTAACGTTATTGGTTTGAATCTTAAAAACCGAAAAACCAAAACAATTGGAGTTATTATACCTAATATATTGAACTCATTTTTTGCTAAGGTTTTTAGCGGTATTGAGAAGGTAGCTGATGAGAGAGGTTATAATGTTATTATGTGTATCTCTAATGAGTCGTTAGAAAAAGAGGCTCATACTATGGAGATGCTGAGTAATGGAACTATTGACGGTTTTGTATTGTCTATTTCAGAAGAGGCACAAAAACTGCATGATTACAGCCATTTTAATTCTATAATAAATGATGGTACGCCCATTGTTATGTTTGACAGAACAACAGACGAGGTAGAGTGTGATAAAGTGATTGTTGATGATTTTGATTCGGGTCAAAATGCGACGCAGCACCTGATTGATTTAGGTTGTAAAAACATTGCATTAATTTCTTCTTCAAATAATTTAAGTGTTGGTAAATTAAGAGCTGAGGGATATTTAAAAGCCTTGAAAATAAATAATATAGAAATCAATGAAAAGATTATTATCCGCACAGAATCAGAATCAGACCATGATTTAGCGGAGAAGATTGATGAATTGTATTCTAATAATCTGGTAGACGGCGTTTTTGCATTGGAAGAAAATGATTCGGTTGCGGCTTTAAAAGTTGGAGTAAAGAAAGGGTATAAAATCCCTAAGGATTTAAAAATTATTGGCTTTGCCGATGGAATCCTTGCTTCTAGGAGATTGTCACCCAGTTTAACAACAGTCAGTCAGCATGGAATTGAAATAGGAGAAGAAGCTGTAAGATTATTAATTGATAGATTAGAATCTAAAGAAGAACACAAACCTTTTGAAACTGTTGTTATCAAAACAAAATTAAAAGAAAGAGAATCTACTAAATAA
- a CDS encoding SGNH/GDSL hydrolase family protein — MKHIIASASIFLLIVSFNGFAQQAVPKVKLTDNEKTLNSQWKSKRVAFLGDSMTDKRRVGTACVYWEYLNELLGMEPFVYGVSGNQWNDIYKQSVKLHEEKGTNVDAILIFAGTNDYNHDIPLGEFFSETTKQTNFNGKEVTRKYRTPNLNDSTFCGRINKAMSYLKNNYPQQQIVIMTPIHRGYAKFNEKNVQPDENYANGQGLYIDSYVDVLKQVASYWAVPLIDLYSTSGLFPMADVQSQYFHDKDTDRLHPNALGDYRLAKTIQYKLLALPAGFVIDK, encoded by the coding sequence ATGAAACATATAATTGCAAGTGCCTCTATCTTTTTATTGATAGTTAGTTTTAATGGATTTGCACAACAAGCTGTTCCTAAAGTAAAATTAACAGACAATGAAAAAACACTAAACTCACAATGGAAGAGCAAGCGGGTGGCTTTTCTGGGCGATTCGATGACTGACAAACGCCGTGTTGGAACTGCTTGTGTTTATTGGGAGTATCTAAATGAATTGCTGGGGATGGAACCTTTTGTATATGGCGTCAGTGGAAATCAGTGGAATGACATTTACAAACAATCAGTTAAGCTGCATGAAGAAAAAGGTACGAACGTTGATGCAATACTGATTTTTGCAGGAACGAATGACTATAACCACGACATTCCGTTAGGTGAATTTTTCAGTGAAACAACAAAGCAAACCAACTTCAACGGAAAAGAAGTAACCCGTAAATACCGAACTCCAAACCTGAATGATTCAACCTTTTGCGGACGAATCAATAAAGCGATGTCCTACCTGAAGAACAATTATCCACAGCAGCAAATTGTTATTATGACGCCTATTCACAGGGGGTATGCTAAGTTTAATGAGAAGAATGTACAGCCAGACGAAAACTATGCTAACGGACAAGGATTGTATATTGATTCCTATGTTGATGTATTGAAGCAAGTGGCTTCTTATTGGGCGGTTCCGTTAATCGACCTCTATTCGACAAGTGGTCTGTTTCCAATGGCTGATGTACAATCGCAATACTTTCATGACAAAGATACAGATAGACTGCATCCCAATGCCCTTGGTGATTATCGCTTGGCAAAAACCATTCAATATAAATTATTGGCGTTGCCTGCAGGTTTTGTAATTGATAAGTAA
- a CDS encoding cell wall metabolism sensor histidine kinase WalK: MKIKHQLAIFNALTRLLLILVLWLMLPVLVEKVVYNHINKSLLEKKQKFIEHLDKEEINDFIVRNDTSETYASFSTLHSEFLVLSRVPSNSKVNQTLFITEPRIIEEESNDYRILQYYFKYENTNYLLEIGNSLSEINDLTFVIRLFFIMVLIIIVVITFVADTFYIEYLLKPFYKIIDTKIRHVNEPEAFDHTPIQSHSKDFQELDTVLNQMMDRISELFKKEKQFIANVSHELLTPVALLKNKFENLLQNESLDDNAVDKIVGSLSTLDLLKKVIANLLLISKIENNQYEANEEIDFEAVITDLVADLQDRIEDKELTFHKNLEYHFSFRGNKTLMHILFYNLIVNAVKYNKSFGTIEISDGFLNGNYFLSISDSGIGMNEKQLGNVFKRFARVSSDQEGQGLGLAIVESIVQFHHITIEITSEMNIGTTFRLLFPSEQKHN, from the coding sequence ATGAAAATCAAGCATCAGCTGGCTATATTTAATGCATTAACACGTTTGTTGCTGATTTTAGTTCTATGGCTGATGCTTCCTGTTTTGGTCGAAAAAGTGGTTTATAATCACATCAATAAAAGTTTGCTGGAGAAAAAGCAAAAATTTATTGAGCATTTAGACAAGGAAGAAATAAATGATTTCATTGTTCGAAACGATACTTCCGAGACTTATGCGAGTTTTTCAACACTGCATAGTGAATTTCTTGTGCTTTCCAGAGTTCCTTCGAACAGCAAAGTAAATCAAACCCTTTTTATCACCGAACCAAGAATAATTGAAGAAGAAAGCAATGATTATAGGATTCTTCAATATTATTTTAAGTACGAAAACACAAATTATCTTTTGGAAATAGGTAACAGTTTAAGTGAAATTAATGATCTTACTTTTGTAATTCGGCTTTTCTTCATAATGGTTTTAATTATAATTGTTGTCATTACTTTTGTGGCTGATACTTTTTATATCGAATATTTATTAAAGCCTTTTTATAAAATCATTGATACTAAAATCCGTCATGTCAATGAACCTGAAGCTTTCGACCATACGCCAATACAATCACATTCTAAGGATTTTCAGGAACTGGATACAGTTCTGAATCAGATGATGGACAGAATTAGTGAATTGTTTAAAAAAGAAAAACAATTTATAGCCAATGTGTCCCATGAGCTTTTGACTCCAGTGGCATTGTTGAAAAACAAATTTGAAAATTTACTTCAAAACGAGTCTTTAGATGATAATGCAGTAGATAAAATTGTGGGTTCACTGAGTACTTTAGATTTGCTGAAAAAGGTAATTGCCAATTTATTGTTGATTTCGAAAATTGAAAATAATCAATATGAGGCAAATGAAGAGATTGATTTTGAGGCTGTAATTACCGATTTGGTGGCGGATTTGCAGGATAGAATTGAAGACAAGGAATTGACTTTTCATAAAAATCTGGAGTATCATTTTAGTTTTAGAGGAAATAAAACGCTGATGCATATTCTCTTTTATAATTTAATTGTCAATGCGGTTAAATACAATAAATCTTTTGGTACAATTGAAATTAGCGATGGTTTTTTGAATGGTAATTATTTTTTGTCTATCTCTGATTCGGGTATTGGAATGAATGAAAAACAGCTGGGCAATGTTTTTAAGAGGTTTGCCAGAGTAAGTTCAGATCAGGAAGGGCAGGGGTTAGGGCTTGCAATTGTTGAAAGTATTGTTCAATTTCACCATATAACTATTGAGATAACATCGGAAATGAACATTGGAACCACCTTTCGGTTATTGTTTCCTAGTGAGCAAAAACATAATTAA
- a CDS encoding response regulator transcription factor, with the protein MKILIVEDNPELAFEVKEYLLGSGYICKISKNCEEALEEISSNDYDIMLLDLGLPDGSGFDVLKEIRKTDSKVAVIIITAQGELEDRINGLQLGADDYLTKPFALTELGARLFAIIRRMHGFTVNQLDVHGYSLKLQDYKVSYDEIPINLTKKEFDIFQYLVLNKNRVITRLQLTEHIWGDILEVNSDSNFIDVHVRNLRKKLDKHSKIEWFETVRNVGYRINA; encoded by the coding sequence ATGAAAATTCTTATTGTTGAAGATAATCCAGAATTGGCTTTTGAAGTGAAAGAATATCTTTTGGGCAGTGGTTATATCTGTAAAATTTCCAAAAACTGTGAAGAGGCTTTGGAGGAAATCAGCAGTAATGACTATGATATAATGCTTCTGGATTTGGGTCTGCCAGACGGAAGCGGTTTTGATGTTTTAAAAGAGATTCGAAAAACGGATTCTAAAGTTGCCGTAATCATCATTACGGCACAAGGAGAACTGGAAGACAGAATAAACGGACTGCAGCTTGGCGCCGATGATTATTTGACAAAACCATTTGCGTTAACTGAGTTGGGCGCTCGTTTATTTGCTATTATTCGGAGAATGCACGGATTTACAGTCAATCAGTTGGATGTTCATGGCTATAGTTTAAAACTGCAGGATTATAAAGTGAGTTATGATGAAATCCCAATCAATCTTACCAAAAAAGAATTTGATATTTTTCAATATTTAGTATTGAACAAAAATCGAGTAATAACACGTTTGCAGCTTACGGAACACATTTGGGGAGATATTCTTGAAGTAAATTCCGATTCGAATTTTATAGATGTTCATGTTCGGAATCTTAGAAAAAAACTGGATAAACATTCCAAAATTGAATGGTTTGAAACCGTTAGAAATGTTGGGTACAGAATAAATGCGTAA
- the rpsI gene encoding 30S ribosomal protein S9, whose amino-acid sequence MGVIHKIGRRKTAVARVYVSEGTGVITVNKKAFATYFPTATLQYKVLQPLSMTENASNFDVKVNVYGGGSTGQAEAVRMALARVMCEVNAENRAILKPEGLLTRDPRMVERKKFGQKKARKRFQFSKR is encoded by the coding sequence ATGGGAGTTATTCACAAAATCGGTAGAAGAAAAACCGCTGTTGCACGTGTATATGTTTCAGAAGGAACAGGAGTAATCACTGTTAACAAAAAAGCATTCGCAACTTATTTCCCAACTGCTACTTTACAGTACAAAGTTTTGCAACCATTGTCTATGACAGAAAACGCATCAAACTTTGACGTAAAAGTAAACGTTTACGGAGGTGGTTCAACTGGACAAGCAGAAGCTGTAAGAATGGCATTAGCACGTGTAATGTGTGAAGTAAATGCTGAAAACAGAGCTATCTTGAAACCAGAAGGTTTATTAACTAGAGACCCAAGAATGGTTGAACGTAAAAAATTCGGTCAGAAGAAAGCTCGTAAGAGATTCCAATTCTCTAAACGTTAA
- the polA gene encoding DNA polymerase I, with protein sequence MSQKRLYLLDAYALIFRGYFAFIKNPRINSKGMDTSAIMGFMNALMDVIKREKPDHLAVAFDKGGSTYRYEMYQEYKAHRDETPEAIKIAVPYIQELLKAMHIPIIEVAGFEADDLIGTIAKQAEKENYQVYMVTPDKDFAQLVSENIFMYKPARMGNDIEIWGIPEVLARFEIERPEQVIDYLGMMGDAADNIPGLPGVGEKTAKKFLAEYGSMENLLVNTHQLKGAIKDKIEANAELGILSKKLATILLDCPVTFNETDYELSKPDVEKTDALFQELEFRQMKAQFDKYFGTGKEYDEIDTNGNGNNNDNGTEKIIKKAPAKKSNEDQFDLFGFSDEESGEAKPNSFYATLENTEHFYQIIQGDFAVKLLLQNLMNQTSVCFDTETTGIDALNAELVGMSFSFEKGKAFYVPFPENRDEAQVLVDKFKPFFESENIEKIGQNVKYDLKILSNYGVQIKGKLFDTMIAHYLINPDMRHNMDVLSETYLKYSPKSIEDLIGKKGKGQKTMREVPLEDIKEYAAEDADVTFQLKQNFSPILDKAETKKLFDEIEIPLIPVLAAMELEGINLDVPFLKSMSIEMAVESNALEQKIYETAGEKFNLASPKQLGDILFDKLKIGGAKQKKTKTGQYATGEEILSYLANDNEIVRDILEWRQMVKLQSTYIDALPNQVDAKTGRVHTDYMQTVAATGRLSSNNPNLQNIPIRTERGRLIRKAFIARDENYTLVSADYSQIELRIIAALSGEENMIAAFQNNEDIHRSTAAKVFNVPLEEVTKEQRSNAKTVNFGIIYGVSAFGLSNQTSLSRKESAELIDAYYATYPKLKSYMSNQVDFAREHGYVQTVLGRRRYLKDINSANMMVKSGAERNAVNAPIQGSAADIIKIAMINIHKKLVSENWKSKMLLQVHDELVFDVHNSELDKIQPMIKHEMENAFKMDVPLDVEIGLGKNWLEAH encoded by the coding sequence ATGTCACAAAAACGCCTTTACCTTCTTGATGCTTATGCTCTAATATTTCGTGGTTATTTTGCCTTTATAAAAAACCCAAGAATCAATTCTAAAGGAATGGATACTTCGGCCATTATGGGATTTATGAATGCCCTGATGGATGTTATCAAAAGGGAAAAACCAGACCATTTAGCTGTCGCTTTTGACAAAGGCGGAAGCACCTACCGATATGAAATGTACCAAGAATACAAAGCACATCGTGACGAAACTCCCGAAGCTATTAAAATTGCCGTTCCATACATTCAGGAATTATTGAAAGCGATGCACATTCCAATTATTGAAGTTGCCGGTTTTGAAGCCGATGATTTAATAGGTACTATTGCAAAACAGGCCGAAAAAGAAAACTACCAAGTTTATATGGTAACGCCAGATAAGGATTTTGCCCAACTGGTTTCCGAAAATATCTTCATGTATAAACCTGCTCGAATGGGCAACGACATTGAAATTTGGGGAATCCCGGAAGTTTTAGCCCGATTCGAAATTGAACGCCCAGAACAAGTTATTGATTATCTGGGAATGATGGGCGATGCTGCCGATAATATACCTGGATTACCGGGCGTTGGAGAAAAAACAGCCAAGAAATTTTTAGCAGAATACGGTTCAATGGAAAATCTATTAGTTAATACTCATCAATTGAAAGGTGCTATAAAAGACAAAATTGAAGCCAATGCCGAGTTGGGAATTTTGTCTAAAAAATTAGCCACTATACTGCTCGATTGTCCTGTGACATTCAATGAAACGGATTACGAATTATCCAAACCCGATGTAGAAAAAACCGATGCGTTGTTTCAGGAATTGGAATTTCGTCAAATGAAAGCCCAGTTTGACAAATATTTTGGAACTGGAAAAGAATATGACGAAATCGACACGAACGGAAATGGCAACAATAACGATAATGGCACTGAAAAAATAATTAAAAAAGCTCCAGCTAAAAAATCAAATGAAGACCAATTTGATTTATTCGGTTTTTCGGATGAAGAAAGCGGTGAAGCAAAACCTAATTCATTTTACGCAACTTTAGAAAATACAGAACATTTTTATCAAATCATTCAAGGTGATTTTGCTGTAAAATTGCTTTTACAAAACTTAATGAACCAAACTTCGGTTTGTTTTGATACCGAAACCACAGGAATTGATGCTTTGAATGCCGAACTGGTTGGAATGTCATTTTCTTTCGAAAAAGGAAAAGCATTTTATGTTCCGTTTCCAGAAAATAGAGATGAAGCACAAGTTTTGGTTGACAAATTCAAACCTTTTTTCGAAAGTGAAAACATCGAGAAAATTGGGCAAAACGTCAAATATGATTTAAAGATTCTTTCAAATTATGGTGTTCAAATCAAAGGAAAGCTATTCGATACGATGATTGCACATTATTTGATCAATCCCGATATGCGTCATAATATGGATGTTTTATCGGAAACTTATTTAAAATATTCACCAAAATCCATTGAAGATTTAATTGGCAAAAAAGGGAAAGGCCAAAAAACAATGCGTGAAGTGCCATTGGAAGACATCAAGGAATATGCCGCAGAAGATGCTGATGTTACTTTTCAATTAAAACAAAATTTCAGTCCGATTCTCGATAAAGCCGAAACTAAAAAACTATTTGACGAAATCGAAATTCCGTTAATCCCAGTTTTAGCAGCAATGGAATTGGAAGGAATCAATCTGGACGTTCCTTTCTTAAAATCGATGTCGATTGAAATGGCAGTCGAAAGCAATGCATTGGAACAAAAAATTTATGAAACTGCTGGCGAGAAATTCAATTTGGCTTCTCCAAAACAATTAGGCGATATTTTATTTGACAAATTAAAAATAGGCGGAGCCAAACAAAAGAAAACCAAAACGGGCCAATATGCCACAGGCGAAGAAATTTTATCATATTTAGCAAATGACAACGAAATTGTTCGCGACATCCTCGAATGGCGACAAATGGTAAAATTGCAAAGTACTTATATTGATGCATTACCCAACCAAGTTGACGCAAAAACAGGCCGCGTTCACACCGATTATATGCAGACTGTTGCTGCAACAGGACGTTTGAGTTCCAATAATCCAAACCTGCAAAACATCCCGATTCGTACCGAAAGAGGACGATTGATCCGTAAAGCATTTATTGCCCGTGATGAAAACTACACTTTAGTTTCTGCGGATTATTCTCAGATAGAACTGCGAATTATAGCCGCTTTATCTGGCGAAGAAAATATGATTGCCGCTTTTCAAAACAACGAAGATATTCACAGAAGCACCGCTGCAAAAGTATTCAACGTTCCATTGGAAGAAGTGACTAAAGAACAGCGTAGTAATGCCAAAACCGTAAATTTCGGAATCATTTATGGTGTTTCTGCTTTTGGATTGAGCAATCAAACTTCGCTTTCGCGAAAAGAAAGCGCTGAGTTGATTGATGCTTATTATGCGACTTATCCAAAACTAAAATCTTATATGTCAAATCAAGTTGATTTTGCAAGAGAACACGGCTACGTACAAACAGTTTTAGGAAGAAGACGTTATTTAAAAGATATTAATTCTGCTAATATGATGGTCAAAAGCGGTGCCGAACGAAATGCAGTAAACGCACCAATTCAAGGTTCCGCTGCCGATATTATCAAAATTGCGATGATTAACATCCACAAAAAATTAGTTTCAGAAAACTGGAAATCGAAGATGTTATTGCAAGTACATGATGAGCTTGTGTTTGATGTTCACAACAGTGAATTAGACAAAATTCAGCCGATGATTAAACACGAAATGGAAAATGCATTTAAGATGGATGTTCCGCTAGATGTTGAAATTGGTTTGGGAAAAAATTGGCTGGAAGCGCATTAA
- the rplM gene encoding 50S ribosomal protein L13 — MNALSYKTISATKANSTKEWIVVDADGHNLGRLASKVAMILRGKYKPSYTPHVDCGDNVIVINSEKINLTGNKLDEKTYIRHTGYPGGQRTLTAKVLQAKNPALLVEKAVKGMLPKNKLGAELFRNLNVVVGSEHKQGAQKPRTVNLNDLK, encoded by the coding sequence GTGAACGCATTAAGCTACAAGACAATTTCAGCAACAAAAGCCAATTCTACAAAAGAATGGATTGTTGTAGACGCTGATGGTCATAACTTAGGACGTCTTGCTTCAAAAGTCGCTATGATTTTAAGAGGTAAGTACAAACCAAGTTACACACCACACGTAGACTGTGGAGATAACGTAATTGTTATCAACTCAGAAAAAATCAACCTTACAGGTAACAAGTTGGATGAAAAAACATACATCCGTCACACAGGTTACCCAGGAGGACAAAGAACTTTAACTGCTAAAGTATTGCAAGCAAAAAACCCTGCATTATTAGTAGAGAAAGCTGTAAAAGGAATGTTGCCTAAAAATAAATTAGGAGCAGAACTTTTTAGAAATTTAAATGTTGTTGTAGGATCTGAGCACAAACAAGGAGCTCAAAAACCTAGAACTGTTAACCTAAACGATCTTAAGTAA